A window from Triticum aestivum cultivar Chinese Spring chromosome 6D, IWGSC CS RefSeq v2.1, whole genome shotgun sequence encodes these proteins:
- the LOC123142234 gene encoding uncharacterized protein, with translation MAFFGYDPYDYGYGYPAAADAFFHDAEQLMTECLRPARRRAPARHDDAFFPGFGAAEPAARTTARPRPSSGSPKSCPDYFEIEVTGDSNSPPAVPRKPAPSADEAAVRVQAAVRGLLARRMVREVRMVERLAEAVAARVASEAEALRADALARIGLGEELMRLLLRLDGVRGAREYRRRVTRRVLALQDAVDALEAAPAVVTADAPKVQDAEEEAESGMEPELPVEDNTASDFLAAETTDMAAMEVDAASPVVVDEAGQTETELVAEGEKASEAEGEWEMVLTGDGDVFTGEEDHAPPKAQQQQQEQAQEEKKTVTTDGLDAKKLMEMVAALCERSAQQCELIGALAERVDTLERAFRRVEEADRRRRRNKKTNKDGKKNTSSFYSD, from the coding sequence ATGGCGTTCTTTGGCTACGACCCGTACGACTACGGCTATGGCtaccccgccgccgccgatgccTTCTTCCACGACGCCGAGCAGCTGATGACGGAGTGCTTGCGCCCCGCCCGCCGCAGGGCCCCGGCGCGGCACGACGACGCCTTCTTCCCTGGCTTCGGCGCCGCCGAGCCGGCCGCACGGACCACGGCGCGTCCCAGGCCCAGCAGCGGGTCCCCGAAGAGCTGCCCGGACTACTTCGAGATTGAGGTCACGGGCGACTCCAACTCTCCGCCAGCTGTGCCGAGGAAGCCGGCGCCTTCAGCGGACGAAGCCGCGGTGAGGGTGCAGGCGGCGGTGCGCGGGCTGCTCGCTCGTCGCATGGTGCGGGAGGTGCGCATGGTGGAGCGGCTGGCGGAGGCCGTGGCCGCGAGGGTGGCCTCCGAGGCGGAGGCGCTCCGCGCGGACGCCCTTGCACGGATCGGCCTCGGGGAGGAGCTCATGCGGCTGCTGCTGCGCCTCGACGGCGTGCGCGGCGCCCGGGAGTACCGGAGGCGGGTCACCAGGCGCGTGCTCGCGCTCCAGGACGCTGTTGACGCGCTCGAGGCCGCGCCTGCGGTGGTGACCGCCGATGCGCCGAAAGTTCAGGATGCAGAGGAAGAAGCAGAGAGCGGGATGGAGCCGGAGCTGCCGGTTGAGGACAATACTGCGTCGGATTTTCTGGCTGCCGAGACAACCGACATGGCAGCGATGGAGGTTGATGCAGCGAGTCCCGTCGTCGTCGACGAGGCCGGGCAGACCGAGACCGAACTGGTGGCGGAAGGCGAGAAGGCCTCGGAGGCGGAGGGTGAGTGGGAGATGGTGCTGACGGGGGACGGCGACGTCTTCACCGGCGAGGAGGACCATGCACCACCCAAAGCGCAGCAGCAACAGCAAGAACAGGCACAGGAGGAGAAGAAGACGGTGACCACCGACGGGCTGGACGCGAAGAAACTGATGGAGATGGTGGCGGCGCTGTGCGAACGGAGCGCACAGCAGTGCGAGCTCATCGGGGCCCTGGCTGAGCGGGTGGACACACTGGAGCGCGCCTTCCGGCGGGTTGAGGAGGCCGACCGGCGCAGGCGGAGGAACAAGAAAACCAACAAGGACGGCAAGAAGAACACAAGTAGCTTCTACAGCGACTAG